One segment of Enterobacter ludwigii DNA contains the following:
- the proQ gene encoding RNA chaperone ProQ, with protein MENQPKLNSSKEVIAFLAERFPQCFSAEGEARPLKVGIFQDLVARVEGEMNLSKTQLRSALRLYTSSWRYLYGIKAGATRVDLDGNPCGELDEQHVEHARKQLEEAKARVQAQRAEQQAKKREAAAANGQEEAPRRERKPRPAPRRNDNNDRKPRADKPAAKAPRAPREEPRHTPVSDINALSVGQALKVKAGNNAMDATVLEITKDGVRVQLTSGMSMIVRAEHLLF; from the coding sequence ATGGAAAATCAACCTAAGTTGAATAGCAGTAAAGAAGTTATCGCATTTCTGGCCGAGCGTTTCCCACAGTGCTTCAGTGCTGAAGGTGAAGCTCGTCCCCTGAAAGTCGGTATTTTTCAGGATCTGGTGGCACGCGTTGAGGGGGAAATGAACCTCAGCAAAACTCAGCTTCGTTCCGCCTTACGTCTTTATACTTCGAGCTGGCGTTACCTGTACGGTATCAAAGCGGGCGCGACGCGTGTTGATCTTGACGGCAACCCTTGTGGTGAGCTGGACGAGCAGCACGTTGAGCACGCACGTAAACAGCTGGAAGAAGCCAAAGCACGCGTTCAGGCACAACGTGCAGAACAGCAAGCGAAAAAACGCGAAGCCGCAGCGGCAAACGGCCAGGAAGAAGCGCCTCGTCGTGAGCGTAAACCACGCCCAGCGCCGCGTCGTAACGATAATAACGATCGCAAACCGCGTGCTGACAAACCAGCAGCTAAAGCCCCGCGCGCCCCTCGTGAAGAGCCGCGCCATACGCCGGTTTCTGACATTAACGCCCTGAGCGTGGGTCAGGCACTGAAGGTGAAAGCGGGTAACAACGCAATGGACGCCACCGTACTGGAAATCACCAAAGATGGCGTTCGTGTACAGCTGACTTCTGGTATGTCAATGATTGTACGCGCAGAACACTTGTTGTTCTGA
- the rsmF gene encoding 16S rRNA (cytosine(1407)-C(5))-methyltransferase RsmF: protein MAQNSVFLPEQFLAQMREALPSHLSLDDFIAACQRPLRRSIRVNTLKISVADFLALVSPYNWQLTPVPWCAEGFWIERDDEASLPLGSTAEHLSGLFYIQEASSMLPVAALFADDNAPERVMDVAAAPGSKTTQIAARMGNRGAILANEFSASRVKVLHANISRCGIHNVALTHFDGRVFGAALPEAFDAILLDAPCSGEGVVRKDPDALKNWSVESNLEIAATQRELIDSAFHALRPGGTLVYSTCTLNRDENEDVCLWLKAQYPDAVEFLPLNGLFASANEAVTPEGFLHVFPQIYDCEGFFVARLRKTQAVEPLPAPTFKVGNFPFAPMKRREAEQVTTAAAKVGLAWDDTCHLWIRDKEIWLFPANIEPLIGKVRFSRIGIRLAEVHNKGYRWQHEAVIALAGSENTFALTHQEAEEWYRGRDVYPDNTPSHDEVVVTYQGYPLGLAKKVGSRLKNSYPRELVRDGRLFTGNDRTG, encoded by the coding sequence GTGGCTCAAAACTCCGTATTTCTTCCTGAACAATTCCTGGCGCAGATGCGCGAGGCGCTTCCTTCTCACCTCTCGTTAGACGATTTTATCGCCGCCTGTCAGCGGCCGTTGCGCCGGAGTATTCGCGTCAACACGCTGAAAATAAGCGTCGCCGATTTTCTGGCGCTGGTCTCGCCGTATAACTGGCAACTGACGCCAGTACCATGGTGTGCAGAGGGTTTTTGGATTGAACGGGATGACGAAGCGTCGTTGCCATTGGGCAGTACCGCAGAACATCTGAGTGGTCTGTTTTATATCCAGGAAGCCAGCTCGATGCTGCCGGTTGCCGCCCTGTTTGCGGATGATAATGCGCCGGAACGCGTCATGGATGTCGCTGCCGCGCCGGGCTCCAAAACCACGCAGATTGCCGCCAGGATGGGGAATCGCGGGGCCATTCTCGCCAACGAGTTTTCAGCCAGTCGCGTTAAAGTTCTGCACGCTAACATCAGCCGCTGCGGGATCCATAACGTTGCCCTGACGCACTTCGATGGCCGCGTATTTGGCGCAGCCCTGCCAGAAGCGTTTGATGCCATCCTGCTGGACGCGCCCTGCTCCGGCGAAGGGGTGGTGCGTAAAGATCCTGATGCGTTAAAAAACTGGTCTGTGGAGAGTAACCTTGAGATTGCCGCCACCCAGCGCGAACTGATCGACAGCGCCTTCCATGCCCTACGTCCCGGTGGCACATTGGTTTATTCGACCTGCACCTTAAACCGTGACGAGAACGAGGACGTCTGTCTGTGGCTCAAGGCGCAATACCCTGATGCCGTCGAGTTCCTGCCGTTAAACGGCTTGTTCGCTTCAGCCAATGAAGCCGTCACGCCTGAAGGATTTCTGCACGTTTTCCCCCAGATTTATGACTGCGAAGGTTTTTTTGTCGCACGGTTGCGTAAAACGCAGGCGGTTGAGCCACTGCCAGCCCCGACGTTTAAGGTCGGCAATTTCCCCTTCGCCCCCATGAAAAGGCGTGAGGCGGAGCAAGTCACTACCGCCGCCGCTAAGGTCGGGCTTGCCTGGGATGACACATGCCATCTTTGGATTCGCGATAAAGAGATTTGGCTTTTCCCGGCAAATATTGAGCCGCTTATCGGCAAGGTACGTTTTTCCCGCATCGGGATCCGCCTCGCGGAAGTGCACAATAAAGGCTATCGCTGGCAGCATGAGGCTGTTATCGCCCTCGCCGGCAGCGAGAATACGTTCGCCCTGACGCACCAGGAAGCCGAAGAGTGGTACCGGGGCCGTGATGTATATCCGGACAACACGCCATCGCATGATGAAGTGGTAGTGACCTATCAGGGTTATCCGTTAGGGCTGGCGAAAAAGGTAGGCTCACGACTGAAAAACAGCTATCCGCGAGAGCTGGTTCGTGATGGGCGATTGTTTACCGGTAACGATCGCACCGGCTGA
- the prc gene encoding carboxy terminal-processing peptidase: MNTFFKLTALAGLFAITGHAFAVDDITRVDQIPVLKEETQHATVSERVTSRFTRSHYRQFDLDQAFSAKIFDRYLNLLDYSHNVLLASDVEQFAKRKSGVGDELRSGKLDLFYDLYNLSQKRRFERYQYALKVLERPMDFTGNDTFNLDRSKAPWPKDEAELNALWDGKVKYDELSLNLTGKDEKEIRDTLTRRYKFAIRRLAQTNSEDVFSLAMTAFAHEIDPHTNYLSPRNTEQFNTEMSLSLEGIGAVLQMDDDYTVINSMVAGGPASKSKAISVGDRIVGVGQTGQNMVDVIGWRLDDVVALIKGPKGSKVRLEILPAGKGTKTRIVTLTRERIRLEDRAVKMSVKTVGKEKVGVLDIPGFYVGLTDDVKVQLQKLEKQNVSSVIIDLRSNGGGALTEAVSLSGLFIPSGPVVQVRDNNGKVREDADNDGVVYYKGPLVVLVDRFSASASEIFAAAMQDYGRALIVGEPTFGKGTVQQYRSLNRIYDQMLRPEWPALGSVQYTIQKFYRVNGGSTQRKGVTPDIMMPTGTEETETGEKFEDNALPWDSINAATYVKAGDMTQFGPELLKEHNDRIAKDPEFQYIMKDIARFNALKDKRNIVSLNYAQREKENNEDDATRLARINDRFKREGKPLLKKLDDLPKDYQEPDPYLDETVHIALDLANQEKAKPAVQPAPAK, encoded by the coding sequence ATGAACACTTTTTTTAAGCTCACCGCGTTGGCGGGCCTGTTTGCTATAACGGGCCATGCTTTCGCAGTGGACGATATCACGCGTGTTGATCAAATTCCGGTCCTCAAGGAAGAGACGCAGCACGCGACGGTGAGCGAGCGTGTGACCTCACGCTTCACCCGTTCGCACTATCGTCAGTTCGATCTCGATCAGGCCTTTTCGGCCAAAATCTTTGACCGCTATCTGAACTTGCTGGATTACAGCCATAACGTACTGCTCGCCAGCGATGTCGAGCAGTTCGCTAAGCGTAAATCCGGGGTGGGTGACGAGTTGCGTTCAGGCAAGCTGGATCTGTTCTACGATCTCTATAACCTGTCGCAAAAGCGCCGCTTTGAACGCTATCAGTATGCGCTGAAAGTGCTGGAACGTCCGATGGACTTCACCGGCAACGACACCTTTAATCTGGACCGCAGCAAAGCGCCCTGGCCGAAAGACGAAGCCGAGCTGAATGCGCTGTGGGATGGAAAAGTAAAATACGACGAGCTGAGCCTGAACCTGACCGGCAAAGATGAAAAAGAGATCCGTGACACGCTGACGCGTCGTTACAAATTCGCTATTCGTCGTCTGGCTCAGACCAACAGTGAAGATGTTTTCTCACTGGCGATGACCGCTTTCGCTCACGAAATCGATCCACATACCAATTATCTCTCGCCTCGCAATACCGAACAGTTTAATACCGAAATGAGCCTGTCTCTGGAAGGTATCGGTGCGGTGCTGCAGATGGACGATGATTACACCGTGATCAACTCAATGGTCGCCGGTGGCCCGGCGTCGAAAAGCAAAGCGATAAGCGTAGGCGATCGCATTGTTGGTGTGGGTCAAACCGGACAGAACATGGTCGATGTGATCGGCTGGCGTCTGGATGATGTGGTTGCGCTGATCAAAGGCCCGAAAGGCAGCAAAGTTCGCCTTGAAATTCTGCCAGCCGGTAAAGGCACCAAAACCCGTATCGTTACCCTGACGCGTGAGCGTATCCGCCTGGAAGACCGCGCGGTGAAAATGTCGGTGAAGACCGTGGGTAAAGAGAAGGTGGGTGTTCTGGATATCCCGGGCTTCTACGTTGGGCTGACTGATGATGTAAAAGTCCAGCTGCAGAAGCTTGAAAAGCAGAACGTGAGCAGCGTCATCATCGACTTGCGCAGCAACGGTGGTGGGGCGCTGACCGAAGCGGTTTCACTGTCCGGGCTGTTTATCCCGTCTGGTCCGGTGGTTCAGGTGCGCGATAACAACGGTAAAGTACGTGAAGATGCCGACAATGATGGTGTGGTCTACTACAAAGGCCCGCTGGTGGTCTTGGTCGATCGCTTCAGTGCTTCCGCGTCTGAAATCTTTGCCGCCGCTATGCAGGACTATGGCCGTGCGCTGATTGTCGGTGAGCCGACATTTGGTAAAGGTACCGTACAGCAGTATCGTTCTCTGAATCGTATCTACGATCAGATGCTGCGTCCGGAATGGCCTGCACTGGGTTCGGTTCAGTACACCATTCAGAAATTCTATCGTGTGAACGGTGGCAGTACGCAGCGTAAAGGCGTGACGCCGGATATCATGATGCCGACAGGCACGGAAGAGACTGAAACCGGCGAGAAGTTTGAAGATAACGCATTGCCGTGGGATAGCATTAACGCCGCGACCTACGTGAAAGCGGGTGATATGACGCAGTTTGGTCCTGAACTGCTGAAAGAGCACAACGATCGCATCGCCAAAGATCCGGAATTCCAGTACATCATGAAGGACATTGCTCGTTTCAATGCCCTGAAAGATAAGCGGAATATTGTTTCTCTCAACTACGCTCAGCGTGAGAAAGAGAACAACGAAGATGATGCAACGCGTCTGGCGCGTATCAACGATCGCTTCAAGCGTGAAGGTAAGCCTCTGCTTAAGAAACTGGACGATCTGCCAAAAGATTACCAGGAGCCGGATCCTTACCTCGACGAGACGGTGCATATCGCTCTTGACCTGGCGAATCAGGAAAAGGCGAAGCCCGCCGTGCAACCCGCACCGGCAAAATAA
- a CDS encoding glycosyl transferase family 17: MIYDCFLYYDEDMLLDIRLHTLSDVVDKFVIVESTYTFTGKPKKLNFDIEKFTCFADKIIYVVNDTDPTKIPGAKYTTDNEVDPWAVESHHRNSIMQGLVNAQPDDIILVSDVDEIFDPAVIDRINPRHLCTTIHQNFYNYQFNMQVFNTNGTPRKCTLPRATTYKNLLNYFDGEPESFRNIKHARKNKNWSWFKWNFFKLKNKTIDNGGWHFSWVMSPERISEKMATISHQEYNTPDFNNPEHIMKVLKNAEDIWGRDRKLIRQALEKPVFPAYLVDNKDKFKDFIL; this comes from the coding sequence ATGATTTATGATTGTTTTTTATATTATGATGAAGATATGTTGTTAGACATCCGTCTACACACACTCTCGGATGTCGTTGACAAATTCGTTATTGTTGAATCAACATATACTTTTACCGGGAAACCAAAGAAACTCAATTTCGACATCGAGAAGTTCACGTGTTTCGCCGATAAAATCATTTATGTTGTAAACGATACGGACCCAACAAAAATTCCGGGTGCAAAATATACCACTGATAATGAAGTTGATCCCTGGGCTGTAGAATCGCACCACCGCAATAGCATTATGCAAGGGCTTGTAAACGCACAGCCTGACGATATCATTCTTGTTTCTGATGTAGACGAAATTTTTGATCCCGCAGTGATCGACAGGATTAACCCACGCCATCTGTGCACGACTATCCATCAAAATTTTTATAATTATCAGTTTAATATGCAAGTATTTAATACTAATGGTACTCCCCGAAAATGCACGTTACCGAGAGCAACAACATATAAAAATTTATTAAATTATTTTGATGGTGAACCTGAATCTTTCAGAAATATAAAGCATGCCCGTAAAAATAAAAATTGGTCGTGGTTTAAATGGAACTTCTTTAAATTAAAGAATAAAACTATCGATAATGGTGGCTGGCATTTCTCCTGGGTAATGTCCCCTGAACGCATTTCTGAGAAGATGGCGACTATTTCTCATCAGGAATACAATACTCCTGATTTCAATAATCCAGAACACATTATGAAAGTACTCAAAAATGCAGAAGATATTTGGGGAAGAGACAGGAAGCTAATCAGGCAGGCGCTAGAAAAACCCGTATTCCCAGCCTATCTCGTTGACAATAAAGATAAGTTTAAAGACTTTATCCTTTAA
- a CDS encoding GAF domain-containing protein, translating into MNKTEFYADLNRDFKALMAGETSFLATLANTSALLFERLSDVNWAGFYLLEGETLVLGPFQGKIACVRIPVGRGVCGTAVATNQVQRVEDVHAFDGHIACDAASNSEIVLPLVVKNQIIGVLDIDSTVFSRFTTEDEQGLRELVANLENVLDATDYQKFFASVAG; encoded by the coding sequence ATGAACAAAACAGAATTCTACGCGGATCTTAACCGCGATTTTAAGGCATTGATGGCGGGTGAGACCAGCTTCTTAGCCACTCTGGCAAATACTAGCGCATTGCTGTTTGAACGGCTATCAGACGTTAACTGGGCCGGTTTTTACCTTCTGGAAGGTGAAACGCTGGTGCTTGGCCCGTTCCAGGGGAAAATTGCCTGCGTGCGTATTCCCGTAGGACGCGGCGTTTGTGGTACAGCGGTCGCGACTAATCAGGTACAGCGCGTCGAAGACGTCCATGCGTTTGACGGACACATTGCCTGTGACGCAGCCAGTAATTCTGAAATCGTTCTGCCTCTGGTGGTAAAAAATCAGATTATTGGCGTTCTGGATATCGACAGCACGGTCTTCAGTCGCTTCACAACCGAGGACGAACAAGGGCTGCGCGAGCTGGTGGCGAACCTCGAAAACGTTCTCGACGCAACCGATTATCAAAAATTCTTTGCGAGCGTAGCAGGATAA
- a CDS encoding YebV family protein, with protein MTKTSVRIGAFEIDDAELRGEAQGERTLSIPCKSDPDLCMQLDAWDADTSVPAILDGEHSVLYREHYDSQSDAWVMRLA; from the coding sequence ATGACGAAAACCAGCGTGCGTATTGGCGCTTTCGAAATCGACGACGCAGAATTGCGCGGCGAAGCACAGGGCGAACGAACGTTAAGTATTCCCTGCAAATCCGACCCGGACTTGTGCATGCAACTGGATGCCTGGGATGCCGATACCAGCGTACCGGCAATACTTGATGGCGAACACTCAGTCCTTTACCGTGAGCATTACGATAGTCAATCCGATGCCTGGGTCATGCGTCTTGCCTGA
- a CDS encoding VirK/YbjX family protein: MSNMHLHNDVFYPHRTNIISELVKGKRVPGPIWQKREYRLKFLLRSLLFWSSTHRVLETLSGRDDFDRLLASQITLPSKTHRQYLMRGLTAGDRADAIISHYHWVDSLKNITLANALTSPQEQTIVQFQAKNDATYTVSASSAGKAEREGESTLWLRDSENTVLASLTFSVARSNGQRVLVIGGLQGPRRNVSHDAIKLATRACHGLFPKRVLMEVVFQLAAHSSVRAIFAVGDEGHVFRALRYRLSKGRHFHASYDEFWASLDGKKISPFCWQLPLQMERKSLEDIASKKRAEYRRRFELLDCIEAEVKSRF, encoded by the coding sequence GTGTCTAATATGCACCTGCACAACGATGTGTTCTATCCGCATCGCACAAATATCATTTCCGAGCTGGTGAAAGGAAAACGCGTTCCGGGTCCAATCTGGCAGAAGCGCGAGTATCGTCTGAAGTTCCTGCTGCGCTCGCTCCTGTTCTGGTCTTCCACCCATCGCGTGCTGGAAACGCTCTCAGGACGTGATGATTTTGACCGTCTGCTGGCCTCTCAAATTACCTTACCGAGTAAAACCCATCGGCAGTATCTGATGCGTGGCCTGACGGCCGGCGATCGGGCTGACGCTATCATCAGCCATTATCACTGGGTCGATAGCCTGAAAAATATCACCCTCGCCAACGCGCTGACCAGCCCGCAAGAGCAGACGATAGTGCAATTTCAGGCAAAAAACGACGCGACGTATACCGTGAGTGCCTCCTCTGCCGGCAAAGCCGAGCGGGAAGGTGAAAGCACGCTGTGGCTGCGCGACAGCGAGAATACCGTGCTCGCAAGCCTGACGTTTAGCGTCGCACGCAGCAACGGGCAGCGAGTGCTGGTGATTGGTGGGCTTCAGGGGCCACGTCGCAACGTCTCGCATGACGCCATTAAACTGGCGACCCGCGCCTGCCATGGCCTGTTTCCAAAACGCGTGTTGATGGAAGTGGTTTTCCAGCTGGCCGCACATTCATCCGTCCGGGCGATTTTTGCTGTCGGTGATGAGGGGCACGTTTTCCGCGCACTGCGTTACCGCCTGAGCAAAGGCCGTCATTTCCATGCCAGCTATGACGAATTCTGGGCGAGTCTGGACGGTAAGAAAATCTCCCCCTTCTGCTGGCAACTGCCGTTACAGATGGAGCGTAAATCACTGGAAGATATCGCCAGTAAAAAACGGGCGGAATATCGCCGTCGCTTTGAACTGCTTGACTGCATTGAGGCTGAGGTGAAATCACGCTTTTAA
- a CDS encoding PqiB family protein, with product MSQETPASPTEARIKTKRRISPFWLLPVIALMIAGWLIWTSYEDRGSTITIDFQSADGIVAGRTPVRFQGVEVGTVQDISLGKGLNKIQVRASIKSDMQDALRSETQFWLVTPKASLAGVSGLDALVGGNYIGMMPGKGEPQDHFVALDTQPKYRLNNGDLMIHLQAPDLGSLNSGSLVYYRKIPVGRVYDYAINPNKQGVTIDVLIDRRFTNLVKKGSRFWNVSGVDADLSLSGAKVKLESLAALVNGAVAFDSPENSSPATADDTFGLYADLAHSQRGVIVKLALPDAKGLKAGSTPLMYQGLQVGQLTKMTLNPGGSVTGEMTVDPSVVDLLREKTRIEMRSPKLSLNDTSLSNLLTGNTFELIPGEGQPSNSFVVAPADKALLQKPGVVTVKLTAPESYGIEAGQPLILHGVQVGQVLERTLSENGVSFSVAIDPQYSDLVHGDSKFVVNSRVDVKVGLDGVEFLGASASEWVNGGIRILPGNKGPVRDSYPLYANLDKAIENSMSDLPTTTLTLSAETLPDVQAGSVVLYRKFEVGEVIAVRPHADAFDIELHIKPEYRKLLTPNSVFWAEGGAKVQLNGNGLTVQASPLSRALRGAISFDNLSGAGANLRKGDKRILFPSETAARAVGGQITLHAFDAGKLAEGMPIRYLGIDIGQIQKLTLITARNEVQATAVLYPEYVQTFARSGSRFSVVTPQISAAGVEHLDTILQPYINVEPGKGNARRDFELQEATITDSRYLDGLSIVVEVPEAGSLNIGTPVLFRGIEVGTVTGLTLGTLSDRVMVALRISDRYQHLVRNNSVFWLASGYSLDFGLTGGVVKTGTFNQFIRGGIAFATPPGTPLAPKAQPGKHFLLLESEPKEWREWGTALPR from the coding sequence ATGAGTCAGGAAACGCCCGCTTCGCCGACTGAAGCGAGAATTAAAACAAAACGCCGCATTTCTCCATTCTGGTTGCTGCCTGTCATCGCCCTGATGATTGCAGGCTGGCTTATCTGGACGAGCTATGAAGATCGCGGAAGCACCATCACCATTGACTTCCAGTCTGCCGACGGCATTGTGGCCGGGCGAACCCCTGTCCGCTTCCAGGGGGTTGAAGTGGGTACCGTTCAGGACATCAGCCTGGGAAAAGGGCTGAATAAAATTCAGGTCCGCGCCAGCATTAAGTCCGATATGCAGGATGCGCTGCGCAGCGAAACGCAGTTCTGGCTGGTAACGCCTAAGGCCTCTCTGGCGGGTGTTTCAGGGCTGGATGCACTGGTTGGCGGTAACTACATCGGCATGATGCCGGGTAAAGGTGAACCGCAGGATCACTTTGTTGCGCTGGATACCCAACCAAAATACCGACTGAACAACGGCGATCTGATGATCCATCTGCAGGCACCAGATTTGGGTTCCCTCAACAGTGGCTCACTGGTTTATTACCGTAAAATTCCGGTAGGTCGCGTTTATGATTACGCCATCAACCCGAATAAACAGGGCGTGACGATTGATGTGTTAATCGATCGCCGCTTCACTAACCTAGTGAAAAAAGGCAGCCGTTTCTGGAACGTCTCCGGCGTGGATGCCGATCTCAGTCTGAGCGGTGCCAAAGTGAAGCTCGAGAGCCTGGCCGCACTGGTCAACGGTGCCGTTGCCTTCGACTCTCCGGAAAACTCCAGCCCGGCCACGGCAGATGACACCTTCGGATTGTATGCTGACCTGGCGCACAGCCAGCGCGGCGTGATCGTCAAACTCGCCCTGCCCGACGCTAAAGGGCTGAAAGCGGGTTCCACACCGCTTATGTATCAGGGATTGCAGGTTGGGCAACTCACCAAAATGACGCTCAATCCAGGCGGTTCCGTGACCGGTGAGATGACTGTCGACCCGAGCGTGGTTGATCTCCTGCGTGAAAAAACGCGTATCGAGATGCGCAGCCCAAAACTGTCTCTGAACGATACCAGCCTGAGCAATCTTCTGACCGGCAATACGTTTGAACTGATCCCCGGTGAAGGTCAACCCAGCAACAGTTTCGTTGTTGCGCCGGCAGATAAAGCGCTGCTGCAAAAACCGGGCGTCGTAACGGTAAAACTGACCGCGCCTGAAAGTTACGGTATCGAAGCCGGCCAGCCGCTGATTCTGCATGGCGTCCAGGTGGGCCAGGTACTGGAGCGTACGCTCTCTGAAAACGGCGTGAGCTTCTCGGTGGCTATCGATCCGCAATACAGCGACCTTGTCCATGGCGACAGTAAATTTGTGGTGAACAGCCGCGTCGACGTGAAGGTTGGCCTCGACGGCGTTGAGTTCCTCGGTGCCAGCGCCAGCGAATGGGTTAACGGCGGGATCCGCATTTTACCGGGCAATAAAGGCCCGGTGCGCGACAGTTATCCGCTGTATGCCAACCTGGACAAAGCGATTGAAAACAGCATGAGCGATCTCCCAACCACGACACTGACGTTAAGCGCCGAGACGCTTCCTGATGTCCAGGCTGGCTCCGTTGTGCTGTACCGTAAGTTTGAGGTCGGGGAAGTGATTGCCGTACGCCCTCATGCGGACGCGTTTGATATCGAACTGCATATCAAACCGGAGTATCGCAAGTTGCTGACACCGAATAGCGTGTTCTGGGCCGAAGGTGGTGCGAAAGTGCAGCTTAACGGTAACGGGCTGACCGTGCAGGCCTCCCCGCTTTCACGTGCGCTGCGCGGAGCGATCAGCTTCGATAACCTCAGCGGTGCGGGTGCAAACCTGCGTAAAGGCGATAAGCGTATTCTCTTCCCGTCTGAAACCGCTGCCCGTGCCGTTGGCGGGCAGATTACCCTGCATGCTTTTGATGCAGGGAAGCTGGCGGAAGGGATGCCTATCCGTTATCTGGGTATTGATATCGGGCAGATCCAGAAGCTGACGCTTATCACCGCGCGTAACGAGGTGCAGGCCACCGCCGTGCTCTACCCGGAATATGTTCAAACCTTCGCCCGCTCAGGCTCCCGCTTCTCGGTGGTGACGCCACAGATTTCGGCCGCTGGCGTTGAGCACCTCGACACCATCCTGCAGCCTTATATCAACGTCGAACCCGGTAAAGGGAATGCTCGCCGTGACTTTGAACTGCAGGAAGCCACGATCACTGACTCTCGCTATCTGGATGGCCTGAGCATTGTGGTGGAAGTGCCGGAAGCAGGCTCGCTGAACATCGGCACACCGGTGCTGTTCCGCGGGATTGAGGTGGGTACAGTGACGGGCCTGACGCTCGGTACGCTCTCTGACCGCGTGATGGTGGCATTACGCATCAGCGATCGTTACCAGCACCTGGTGCGTAATAACTCGGTGTTCTGGCTGGCCTCCGGCTATTCACTGGACTTCGGTCTGACGGGTGGGGTGGTGAAAACCGGCACCTTCAACCAGTTCATTCGTGGCGGTATTGCTTTCGCTACACCACCGGGGACGCCGCTGGCGCCGAAAGCGCAACCGGGCAAACACTTCCTGCTGCTCGAAAGCGAGCCGAAAGAGTGGCGTGAATGGGGCACTGCCCTGCCGCGTTAA
- the yebS gene encoding membrane integrity lipid transport subunit YebS has product MALKTTKITPTKKITVHTVSEALPRAHYQRCPQCDTLFMLPKMKSHESAFCPRCDAKIRDGRDWSLTRLAAMAITMMLLMPFAWGEPLLKLYLLGVRIDANVLQGIWQMTRQGDPLTAAMVLFCTVGAPLVLVAAIAYLWFGNILGMNLRPVLLMLDKLKEWVMLDIYLVGVGVASIKVQDYAFLQPGVGLFAFICLVLLSILTLIHLNVEQLWERFYPQRPATRPDESLRVCLGCHYTGLPDPRGRCPRCHIPLRLRRNNSLQKCWAALIASLVFLIPANMLPISIIYVNGGRQEDTILSGIISLAHSNVGVAAIVFIASILVPFTKVVVMFTLLLSIHFKCEQGLRTRILLLRFVTWIGRWSMLDLFVISLMMSLINRDQLLAFTMGPAAFYFGSAVILTILAVEWLDSRLLWDAHESGNARFAD; this is encoded by the coding sequence ATGGCCTTAAAAACAACCAAAATTACGCCGACAAAAAAGATAACTGTCCATACGGTAAGCGAAGCTTTGCCTCGTGCACATTATCAGCGTTGCCCGCAGTGCGATACGCTTTTTATGTTGCCGAAGATGAAATCGCATGAAAGTGCTTTTTGCCCCCGCTGCGACGCTAAAATTCGCGACGGCCGCGACTGGTCGCTGACCCGCCTCGCCGCGATGGCCATCACCATGATGCTTCTTATGCCGTTTGCCTGGGGCGAACCGCTGCTGAAGCTGTACCTGCTTGGTGTGCGTATTGATGCCAACGTACTGCAGGGGATCTGGCAGATGACGCGCCAGGGTGACCCGCTCACCGCCGCCATGGTGCTGTTCTGTACGGTCGGCGCGCCGCTGGTGCTGGTCGCCGCCATTGCCTATCTTTGGTTTGGTAACATTCTGGGGATGAATCTCCGCCCCGTGTTGCTGATGCTGGACAAACTGAAAGAGTGGGTCATGCTGGATATCTACCTGGTGGGCGTCGGCGTGGCGTCCATAAAAGTCCAGGACTATGCGTTCTTGCAGCCCGGGGTCGGACTCTTTGCATTTATTTGCCTGGTCTTGCTCAGCATCCTCACACTCATTCATCTGAACGTCGAACAGCTCTGGGAGCGCTTTTACCCTCAGCGCCCGGCCACGCGACCGGATGAAAGTCTCCGGGTCTGTCTGGGGTGTCACTATACTGGCTTGCCCGACCCACGTGGCCGTTGCCCGCGGTGTCATATTCCCCTGAGACTGCGGCGCAACAACAGTCTGCAAAAATGCTGGGCCGCGCTGATTGCCTCGCTGGTCTTTTTGATCCCGGCCAATATGCTGCCGATTTCCATCATTTACGTGAATGGTGGGCGCCAGGAGGATACCATCCTCTCCGGGATCATCTCCCTCGCCCACAGCAACGTGGGGGTGGCGGCAATTGTGTTTATCGCCAGTATTCTGGTGCCGTTTACCAAAGTGGTGGTGATGTTTACCCTGCTCCTGAGTATTCACTTCAAATGTGAGCAAGGGTTACGTACCCGAATTCTGCTTTTGCGATTCGTCACCTGGATTGGCCGCTGGTCGATGTTGGATTTGTTCGTGATTTCGTTGATGATGTCGCTGATCAATCGCGACCAGTTATTGGCTTTTACAATGGGACCCGCAGCTTTTTATTTCGGCTCCGCGGTGATATTGACTATTCTTGCTGTGGAATGGCTGGATAGCCGCTTACTTTGGGATGCACATGAGTCAGGAAACGCCCGCTTCGCCGACTGA